Proteins from a genomic interval of Armatimonadia bacterium:
- a CDS encoding sugar-binding protein, producing MLRTPFLLLLPALLLLPLQSMAATLSLTDGGLVLDAGSMGKFTLNYPRILRSGGAQPLAPVEARAQGKQALLRYEAGTEITATLSDAETVTLDLRKLPATVTHLRMDTLIDFGFSEGGTYQIGGSDARPFPKEKPERPFLYQGNDNTFRLTSFEGKSLTFELPAYSFQQLQDNREWGWKIYAWMFMAPCNATTTRCTLKIRETLPEGGAKRVIVADRFGQDAQMNFPGKVTSEEELKQDVARDAEYYGSLHPPVLDSYGGLPGSGQRYGLKATGFFHVEKQDKRWLLVDPEGNAVFHLGVCAVGPGDDYTYTKGREQIYEWLPDYDGPYHTAFHPEAYWSRNTVSFYLVNLIRKYGKPYEREEWMARTIDRVRKWGFNAGGAFSSATEAHRKANFPYVSSLPLSEWQLGGVIPGLRGFFDPFDAKTLAKMDSLFAQSVKPQADNPLIIGYFVANEQAFEDIPKVIPSLKGTQPAKLRLVQMLQDKYGTIDKFNQAWGASAASFDALKDTGLAVATQEAATDMQAYTELFIREHYRQIADAFHRYDRNHLLLGSRWQPGTANSEALCRIAGEYMDVISVNYYTYGLDRSFLDRLDSWAGDKPMMLSEFHWASPSDSGLPGGSEVRSQQERGLAYRNYVEQAASLPYIVGIEWFTLIDQARTGRWFQMYTGEKINTGLLSVTDRPHRDCLAEMMKTNYDLYSVLFGQRAPFVYEDPRFTMAGRGTKTVKVPRAEGPIQLDGRRDGWPGVPPERISGKQMVLGADAGGVEGVFRLCWDDANLYLMVDVTDPTPMQNSHKGDALWSGDGIELFLGSEQAAQPGALLFTDRQILLSAGLPGGTPSWYYAHSPQQYDCKLAVIPRVDKSGYVLEAALPFAALGFSPEDGKELRFDLAIDDSTDGDKRVRQLMWNGGARNSGDRTDWGRAVLTR from the coding sequence ATGCTGCGAACCCCCTTCCTCCTCTTGCTTCCGGCCTTGCTGCTCCTGCCCCTGCAGTCGATGGCGGCCACTCTGTCCTTGACGGACGGTGGACTGGTCCTTGACGCCGGCAGCATGGGTAAGTTCACCCTCAACTACCCACGGATTCTGCGCAGCGGAGGTGCACAGCCCTTGGCCCCGGTGGAGGCCCGTGCGCAGGGGAAACAGGCCTTGCTCAGGTACGAGGCCGGGACCGAGATCACCGCGACGCTGTCCGATGCGGAGACGGTGACCCTTGACCTGCGCAAGCTCCCGGCCACCGTCACACATCTGCGCATGGACACGCTCATCGACTTTGGCTTCAGCGAGGGCGGGACCTACCAGATCGGCGGCAGCGACGCCAGGCCCTTCCCCAAAGAGAAACCCGAGCGCCCCTTCCTCTACCAGGGCAATGACAACACTTTCCGCCTCACGAGCTTTGAGGGCAAGAGCCTGACCTTTGAGCTGCCGGCGTACTCCTTCCAGCAGCTTCAGGACAATCGCGAGTGGGGCTGGAAGATCTACGCGTGGATGTTCATGGCCCCGTGCAACGCAACCACGACACGCTGCACCCTGAAGATCCGTGAGACCCTTCCGGAGGGCGGAGCGAAGCGGGTGATCGTTGCCGACCGTTTCGGCCAGGACGCCCAGATGAACTTCCCGGGAAAGGTGACCAGCGAGGAGGAACTCAAGCAGGATGTCGCCCGCGACGCCGAGTACTACGGCTCTCTGCATCCGCCGGTTCTCGACAGCTATGGCGGCCTTCCGGGCAGCGGTCAGCGCTACGGCCTCAAGGCCACCGGCTTCTTCCATGTCGAGAAGCAGGACAAACGCTGGCTCCTGGTCGATCCCGAGGGCAACGCGGTCTTCCACCTGGGAGTCTGTGCCGTTGGCCCCGGCGACGACTACACCTACACCAAAGGCCGCGAGCAGATCTACGAGTGGCTGCCCGACTACGACGGCCCGTACCACACAGCCTTCCACCCGGAGGCCTACTGGAGCCGCAATACGGTCTCCTTCTACCTCGTGAACCTGATCCGCAAGTACGGCAAGCCCTACGAGCGCGAGGAGTGGATGGCACGGACGATCGACCGCGTGCGCAAGTGGGGCTTCAATGCCGGTGGCGCCTTCTCGTCGGCGACGGAGGCTCACCGCAAGGCGAACTTCCCCTACGTATCCTCGCTGCCGCTCAGTGAGTGGCAGTTGGGCGGGGTCATCCCCGGCCTGCGAGGCTTCTTCGACCCCTTCGATGCGAAGACGCTTGCCAAGATGGACAGCCTCTTCGCCCAGAGCGTCAAGCCGCAGGCGGACAACCCGCTCATCATCGGCTACTTCGTGGCCAACGAGCAGGCCTTTGAGGACATCCCCAAAGTCATCCCCTCGCTGAAGGGCACTCAGCCGGCCAAGCTGCGGCTGGTGCAGATGCTGCAGGACAAGTACGGCACCATCGACAAGTTCAACCAGGCCTGGGGCGCCTCGGCCGCCAGCTTCGACGCCCTCAAGGATACTGGTCTCGCCGTCGCGACCCAGGAGGCTGCGACGGACATGCAGGCCTACACCGAGCTGTTCATCCGCGAGCACTACCGGCAGATCGCGGACGCCTTCCACCGCTATGACCGCAACCACCTGCTGCTCGGCAGTCGCTGGCAACCGGGAACCGCAAACAGCGAGGCGCTGTGCCGAATCGCCGGGGAGTACATGGACGTGATCAGCGTCAACTACTACACCTACGGCCTCGACAGGTCCTTCCTCGATCGCCTCGACTCCTGGGCAGGCGACAAGCCCATGATGCTCAGCGAGTTCCACTGGGCCTCGCCCAGTGACAGCGGCTTGCCCGGCGGCAGTGAGGTCCGCAGTCAACAGGAGCGGGGTCTGGCCTACCGCAACTATGTCGAGCAGGCGGCGTCACTGCCCTACATCGTCGGCATCGAGTGGTTCACCCTCATCGACCAGGCCCGGACGGGGCGTTGGTTCCAGATGTACACCGGCGAGAAGATCAACACCGGGCTGCTGAGCGTCACCGACCGCCCGCACCGCGACTGCCTGGCCGAGATGATGAAGACCAACTACGACCTCTACTCGGTCCTGTTCGGGCAGCGCGCGCCCTTCGTCTATGAGGACCCGCGATTCACGATGGCCGGACGCGGGACGAAGACGGTGAAGGTCCCGCGCGCCGAAGGGCCGATCCAGCTTGATGGGCGGCGCGATGGCTGGCCCGGCGTACCACCCGAGCGCATCTCCGGCAAGCAGATGGTCCTGGGGGCTGACGCGGGCGGAGTGGAGGGAGTGTTCCGGCTCTGCTGGGACGATGCGAACCTGTATCTGATGGTGGACGTGACCGATCCGACACCGATGCAGAACAGCCACAAGGGCGACGCGCTCTGGAGCGGCGATGGGATCGAACTCTTCCTCGGCTCCGAGCAGGCCGCCCAGCCCGGTGCGCTGCTGTTCACTGACCGACAGATACTACTGAGTGCCGGGCTACCCGGCGGCACTCCGAGCTGGTACTACGCTCACTCGCCGCAGCAGTACGACTGCAAGTTGGCCGTCATCCCGCGGGTAGACAAGAGCGGGTACGTGCTGGAGGCGGCGCTCCCCTTCGCTGCCCTCGGCTTCAGCCCCGAGGACGGCAAGGAGTTGCGCTTCGATCTGGCGATCGACGACAGTACCGATGGCGACAAGCGCGTCCGTCAACTCATGTGGAACGGTGGGGCGCGCAATTCCGGCGATCGCACCGACTGGGGACGGGCCGTGCTGACGAGGTAA
- a CDS encoding carbohydrate binding family 9 domain-containing protein: MKTCLVLLVLLLAVLHLSHADGTSVATKLEAVYLAEPPVLDGDLSDACWQRASRIEDLTECHTGGKPAEPTIYYLGYDDKYIYLGVYAKDSQPQTIRAEERKRDGAVMSDDAVEIDLDTYHSHRESYYFCFNSLGTLYEYVPQGSASKTEWQGDWEASAKRVADGWVGEARIPFSILRYPEGAKTFGIVLARHLVRQSEWYVWPAVGEWDYQKSADWGPLKLPKPRPKIKTMVYASPQWDEGSLQNEVGADAKCVFPSGMEALVTANPDFEDVAQQVESIDFSYNERQLSDARPFFVEGRGFYPPTTTFYSRRLEDIDFGAKYFGRVRDYRLAFLDAWDFGHEHTTVANWCWDYRPYSSASVLAVLNEKEGQFNAQYGAGISRGEKVGLQGSRSASINGYSTTVPGGSGTRQRWNAGAGYQTGDGNDSMNVYYERVDEGFAPAVAYFPENGYEGWQASAGHYKSFRSGPLREYNLYANVLQRNNLDGGIHEHSWYASGYLSTRNWWSGSVAYSATQRPPYHDRVWSLSTSWNENEKYRGGGVYTSFGTRQGGDYRYFSLSQGFKLTSKLALTAYASWLSLDTEEGHTSDRQFMATGNYDLDPEHTVSMRLVDGSDGTNAYLAYSQRLRRGMDLYVILGDPNAEKTQDRVALKSVWAF, from the coding sequence TTGAAGACGTGTCTCGTCTTGCTCGTCTTGCTGCTGGCCGTGCTGCATCTGTCCCATGCCGACGGGACGTCGGTTGCCACGAAGCTGGAGGCTGTCTATCTCGCCGAGCCGCCGGTCCTCGACGGTGACCTCAGTGATGCTTGTTGGCAGAGGGCATCCCGGATCGAGGATCTGACGGAGTGCCACACGGGTGGGAAACCGGCCGAGCCGACCATCTACTACCTGGGCTACGACGACAAGTACATCTACCTTGGCGTCTACGCCAAGGACTCGCAGCCACAGACCATCCGCGCAGAGGAGAGGAAGCGCGACGGGGCTGTGATGAGCGATGACGCGGTGGAGATCGATCTCGACACCTACCACAGCCACCGCGAGTCCTACTACTTCTGCTTCAACTCCCTGGGCACGCTGTACGAGTACGTCCCGCAGGGATCCGCCAGCAAGACCGAGTGGCAGGGCGACTGGGAGGCCTCGGCCAAGAGGGTTGCCGACGGCTGGGTCGGCGAGGCCCGCATCCCCTTCAGCATCCTGCGCTACCCCGAGGGCGCCAAGACCTTCGGGATAGTCCTGGCCCGGCATCTGGTGCGACAGAGCGAGTGGTATGTCTGGCCCGCGGTCGGGGAGTGGGACTACCAGAAATCGGCAGACTGGGGACCGCTGAAGCTGCCCAAGCCTCGCCCCAAGATCAAGACGATGGTGTACGCCTCCCCGCAGTGGGACGAGGGAAGCCTTCAGAACGAGGTCGGCGCCGACGCCAAGTGCGTCTTCCCCTCCGGGATGGAGGCGCTGGTGACCGCGAACCCCGACTTTGAGGACGTTGCTCAGCAGGTGGAGAGCATCGACTTCTCCTACAACGAGCGCCAACTGAGCGACGCCCGCCCCTTCTTCGTCGAGGGGCGCGGGTTCTACCCTCCGACCACGACGTTCTACTCGCGGCGACTGGAGGACATCGACTTCGGCGCCAAGTACTTCGGTCGTGTCCGCGACTATCGTCTCGCCTTTCTCGATGCCTGGGACTTCGGCCATGAGCACACCACGGTGGCAAACTGGTGCTGGGACTACCGTCCCTACTCCTCGGCCTCGGTGCTGGCGGTTCTCAACGAGAAGGAAGGCCAGTTCAACGCACAGTACGGGGCCGGCATATCGCGGGGCGAGAAGGTCGGGTTGCAGGGCAGCAGGAGTGCAAGCATCAACGGCTACAGCACCACCGTTCCCGGCGGCTCAGGGACGCGACAGCGCTGGAACGCCGGGGCCGGCTACCAGACCGGCGACGGCAACGACTCCATGAACGTGTACTACGAGAGGGTCGACGAGGGCTTTGCGCCCGCCGTTGCCTACTTCCCCGAGAATGGCTACGAGGGTTGGCAGGCCAGCGCCGGACACTACAAGAGCTTCCGGAGCGGGCCCTTGCGCGAGTACAACCTGTACGCGAACGTCCTGCAGCGCAACAACCTTGACGGCGGGATTCACGAACACAGTTGGTACGCTAGCGGGTACCTGAGCACCCGGAACTGGTGGTCGGGGTCTGTGGCCTACAGCGCCACGCAGCGCCCTCCTTACCATGACCGGGTGTGGAGCCTGTCCACCTCATGGAACGAGAACGAGAAGTACCGCGGAGGCGGTGTCTACACCAGCTTTGGCACCCGCCAGGGCGGCGACTACCGGTACTTCAGCCTTTCGCAGGGCTTCAAGCTCACCTCGAAGCTGGCGCTTACGGCCTATGCTTCATGGCTGAGCCTGGATACCGAAGAGGGTCACACCAGCGACCGCCAGTTCATGGCGACGGGCAACTACGACCTTGACCCCGAGCATACGGTGAGTATGCGACTGGTCGACGGCAGCGATGGGACGAACGCCTACCTGGCCTACAGTCAGAGGCTGCGCCGGGGCATGGACCTCTACGTCATCCTCGGCGATCCCAACGCCGAGAAGACGCAGGATCGGGTTGCCCTCAAGAGCGTCTGGGCCTTCTAG
- a CDS encoding glutamine amidotransferase: MARPYPLLCCAFLALLLATHAACQPADDVIWLEAENSPLATDSQIRIDRDTSDYGSMAEGVASGKAFVRFYPGLTLPLPPFTVKQAGERVVWVRAFNLAGRRVTVAIDGQPVGTSGGSSTSIALVWHRLGTVHLEAGQHQLELRPAADNTNAAYVDAVALLSDPKVVPFGSSPKDLVGGEPVPSIHETFSAGSVQDLEKNWLLRPPPGADAFVEMAAREDDGSLHVHNGAGQGWSLTSRLPIALKPGDQVTIRVRVRKGTLCEWMSVGLAGVGSFSPQLYRNFQVAEETWLVPPGVYGPFLLQINGAAGGDTYLSSVEVFRPDPALSPFVTGRFIAPLDNNREGRLFEIERYVVNTEALTTDTDQDGDGKWSVCRLTREDNTPRFSRGTVLKSDTVAADRERPEDGCAPLHIRVGPLVPGRYQVALNASGRALGLSLDGKTWTRLPGSVPAQLGVLKLDQPYFEFWLDDRYAEPGNPGPTYADYLHFMPIEDAAYTMAPTPRPGTFARGSVERRQVPLTIANNTDAVRTQEPVRSGVPIPQGELADADHVRLLDAAGGVVPCYARATGRWMDGSVKWLLLDFAASVPARESAQFTLEYGSSVQATPVPTGLTLRRDGTKVSVDTGAARFDFEGGGFAAYLPGSTQPALQLAEGLVQASDGRSWRQSLDRAAAVEVEEQTPLRIVLRLRGRFCDDKGPGPIAFDHRVHLFAGRSEAQIEYGFFATADESTVALKQVSVRLAGPWADQAVRFGLAEGVSPASSVAARPRLLQTGDEIHGAGHFPYSLTDSQGRSLATGEAAPGWLRIEGPNPVTVAIPDFHQQYPKALACEPGAVLVDLWPSAPGVEPFLAHAGAGKSHVLGLSLQDSASPERWLSPLFAAADSAWYCSSGAFENLVPRRPGKYEAYETIVDTGFDRCLAERAGYGMENWGDVWQPGYVPDAKTWSNHEWDLVNSWVIGFVRTGDRRFLDFSEAASRHYADVDCIHYSRNPADVGGAWMHAHTSLVGHQLEAPNFAHAGWAEGMLILYHLTGDRRGLEASTGIADWIVRRAPQVDSLPAGGPPYNLMIQRPAGWPLTTLGLLYRETWKPEYLQTARRIADYARRSQDPERGAWDAQVGHEVPYRGGCVFAFTVLRGLQLLGEVPGEAQAREDYVKAGRWLLCELWRPDHRYLYEQCPLHEPGTLVPFTLSEMAGYCTALTGDPMYAAIGHDALLQHSAQGAKSGMVESVMRAQWAQGVVQQVPRMLYDWEQTGLETDGRLALGGQTAKLPRAGQRTISVMLRNNSPEAISDLQAEGMVRGDWKAEIVSCPPRVEAGEQGELLVKCEVPPPLQQYELQNDLAYLHLLVRGKHAGRPTAVWGWMRLEIAPSLEITTPVSVALKRGTEAEYELTVTDGVEDSPHPEVTVTSEVAGVSAEVSAPTILGRGQATVRLQVRADAKAAPAAGELKVLVRSGSRVARAAIPVSIGRVRVLLVESGPGEEWRYPFNALRPYPGIAPDFMAATDLKSAFPSSAAEIARRWDVITLGDTGTGAEAFTPQQLQALADFVRAGGGLMTIGGAKCYTAGGYDRTPLAEILPVRLEDGSYVMGSLGVEVLDKTVVFFEHYEPNFPEFGAHQKLTAKPEAKVLARFTDGTPFLTLGEAGRGRVLSLGAIWNCSSGAAFRQWPNYGTFIGRCVRWAGKDL; encoded by the coding sequence ATGGCTCGCCCGTACCCTTTGCTTTGCTGTGCCTTCCTTGCTCTGCTCCTCGCCACCCATGCCGCCTGCCAGCCGGCAGACGACGTGATCTGGTTGGAGGCCGAGAACTCCCCGCTGGCCACGGACTCGCAGATTCGCATCGACCGCGACACGAGCGACTACGGGAGCATGGCCGAAGGCGTCGCCTCCGGGAAGGCCTTCGTGCGCTTCTACCCGGGCCTCACTCTCCCGCTGCCGCCCTTCACCGTCAAGCAGGCCGGGGAACGCGTCGTCTGGGTGCGGGCCTTCAACCTCGCCGGGCGTCGCGTGACGGTAGCTATCGACGGTCAGCCGGTCGGGACCTCGGGCGGTAGCTCCACCTCCATCGCCCTTGTCTGGCATCGTCTGGGCACGGTTCATCTCGAAGCAGGCCAGCACCAACTCGAGCTGCGTCCCGCTGCCGACAACACCAACGCCGCCTACGTCGATGCCGTGGCGCTGCTCTCCGATCCGAAGGTCGTCCCCTTCGGCTCCAGTCCGAAGGACCTCGTAGGTGGAGAGCCGGTGCCGTCAATCCACGAGACCTTCTCCGCCGGTAGCGTGCAGGACCTGGAGAAGAACTGGCTGCTGCGTCCGCCACCCGGGGCTGATGCTTTCGTCGAGATGGCGGCCCGAGAGGACGACGGGTCCTTGCACGTGCACAACGGTGCCGGGCAGGGCTGGTCTCTGACCAGTCGCCTTCCGATTGCCCTCAAGCCCGGTGACCAGGTGACGATCCGCGTGCGTGTGCGCAAGGGAACCCTTTGCGAGTGGATGTCCGTCGGCCTGGCCGGAGTGGGCAGCTTCTCGCCGCAGCTCTACCGCAACTTCCAGGTGGCCGAGGAGACCTGGCTTGTGCCGCCGGGGGTCTATGGGCCCTTCCTGCTGCAGATCAACGGAGCCGCCGGCGGCGACACCTACCTGAGCTCGGTGGAGGTGTTCCGGCCTGATCCGGCGTTGTCCCCCTTTGTCACCGGGCGCTTCATCGCACCCCTCGACAACAACCGCGAGGGACGCCTGTTTGAGATCGAACGGTACGTGGTCAACACGGAGGCCCTGACGACTGACACCGACCAGGATGGCGACGGCAAGTGGTCGGTGTGCCGCCTCACCCGCGAGGACAACACGCCACGGTTCTCCCGTGGCACCGTCCTCAAGTCCGACACCGTGGCCGCTGACCGTGAGCGTCCGGAAGACGGTTGCGCTCCTCTTCATATTCGCGTAGGTCCGCTGGTGCCGGGCCGCTATCAGGTGGCACTCAATGCCTCGGGTCGGGCCCTTGGTCTGTCCCTGGATGGCAAGACCTGGACTCGCCTGCCGGGCTCGGTACCGGCGCAGTTGGGCGTGCTCAAGCTCGATCAGCCCTACTTCGAGTTTTGGCTGGATGACCGCTATGCGGAGCCCGGCAACCCCGGGCCGACCTACGCCGACTACCTCCACTTCATGCCCATTGAGGATGCCGCGTACACCATGGCGCCGACTCCGCGGCCTGGCACCTTCGCCCGCGGAAGCGTCGAGCGTCGGCAGGTGCCGCTGACCATCGCCAACAACACTGACGCGGTCCGGACCCAGGAGCCCGTGCGATCAGGTGTGCCGATCCCACAGGGCGAACTGGCCGATGCTGACCACGTCCGTCTCCTTGACGCCGCCGGAGGCGTGGTTCCCTGCTATGCCCGGGCAACCGGGCGCTGGATGGACGGCAGCGTCAAGTGGCTGCTGCTCGACTTCGCCGCCAGCGTGCCGGCCCGGGAGTCCGCGCAATTCACCCTCGAGTACGGCAGCTCTGTGCAGGCCACGCCGGTCCCGACAGGCCTTACCCTCCGCCGCGACGGCACCAAGGTCAGCGTGGACACCGGGGCTGCGCGCTTCGACTTCGAGGGTGGCGGCTTCGCGGCCTACCTCCCGGGCAGCACCCAGCCGGCGCTGCAGTTGGCTGAGGGACTCGTGCAGGCGAGTGACGGCCGCTCCTGGCGTCAGTCGCTGGATCGCGCCGCCGCGGTTGAGGTCGAGGAGCAAACGCCTCTGCGGATAGTGCTCCGTCTGCGCGGGCGCTTCTGTGATGACAAAGGACCGGGACCGATCGCCTTCGACCACAGGGTTCATCTCTTCGCCGGTCGCTCCGAGGCCCAGATCGAGTACGGGTTCTTCGCGACTGCCGACGAGAGCACGGTGGCGCTCAAGCAGGTCAGCGTGCGGCTCGCAGGACCGTGGGCGGATCAGGCGGTTCGCTTCGGGCTGGCCGAAGGCGTCAGTCCTGCCTCCTCGGTGGCAGCACGTCCGCGTCTTCTGCAGACGGGCGATGAGATCCATGGCGCCGGCCACTTCCCCTACAGCCTCACCGACTCGCAAGGGCGGTCGCTTGCTACGGGCGAAGCGGCTCCAGGATGGCTACGTATCGAGGGGCCGAACCCGGTCACCGTCGCGATCCCGGACTTCCATCAGCAGTACCCCAAGGCGCTGGCCTGCGAGCCTGGCGCAGTCCTGGTCGACCTGTGGCCTTCTGCGCCCGGCGTGGAGCCCTTCCTTGCGCATGCAGGGGCGGGCAAGAGTCATGTGCTGGGCCTGAGCCTGCAGGATTCCGCCTCGCCGGAGCGCTGGCTGTCACCGCTCTTTGCGGCCGCCGATTCCGCCTGGTACTGCAGTTCGGGAGCCTTCGAGAACCTGGTGCCGCGGCGGCCGGGCAAGTACGAGGCCTACGAGACCATCGTCGACACCGGCTTCGACCGATGCCTGGCCGAGCGGGCCGGCTACGGGATGGAGAACTGGGGCGACGTCTGGCAGCCGGGGTACGTGCCCGACGCCAAGACTTGGTCGAACCACGAGTGGGACCTGGTCAATAGCTGGGTGATCGGCTTCGTCCGCACGGGCGACCGGCGCTTCCTGGACTTCTCCGAGGCCGCCTCCCGACACTACGCCGACGTCGACTGCATCCATTACTCGCGCAATCCGGCGGACGTCGGCGGGGCCTGGATGCACGCGCACACCTCCCTGGTCGGCCATCAGCTCGAAGCACCCAACTTCGCCCATGCCGGTTGGGCCGAGGGCATGCTCATCTTGTACCATCTCACCGGCGATCGGCGAGGGCTGGAGGCGTCGACGGGAATCGCCGACTGGATCGTCCGACGTGCGCCACAGGTCGATAGCCTTCCGGCCGGAGGGCCTCCCTACAACCTCATGATTCAGCGTCCGGCGGGCTGGCCCCTCACGACCCTCGGGCTCCTGTACCGCGAGACCTGGAAGCCTGAGTACCTGCAGACCGCGCGGCGAATCGCCGACTATGCTCGCCGCAGTCAGGACCCCGAGCGCGGCGCCTGGGACGCTCAGGTCGGCCATGAGGTCCCGTACCGTGGCGGCTGCGTCTTCGCCTTCACTGTCCTGCGCGGTCTCCAGCTTCTCGGCGAAGTGCCCGGCGAGGCTCAGGCACGCGAGGACTACGTGAAAGCCGGGCGCTGGCTCCTCTGCGAGCTGTGGCGCCCGGACCATCGCTACCTGTATGAGCAGTGCCCGCTCCACGAGCCGGGAACACTTGTGCCCTTCACCCTCAGTGAGATGGCCGGCTACTGCACGGCGCTCACCGGCGACCCGATGTATGCAGCGATCGGCCATGACGCCCTTCTGCAGCACAGCGCGCAGGGAGCCAAGAGTGGGATGGTCGAGTCTGTGATGCGTGCGCAGTGGGCCCAGGGTGTTGTGCAGCAGGTGCCCCGGATGCTCTACGACTGGGAGCAGACCGGCCTTGAGACCGACGGCCGACTTGCCCTCGGCGGCCAGACAGCGAAGCTGCCGCGCGCCGGACAGCGGACGATCAGCGTGATGCTGCGGAACAACTCTCCCGAGGCCATCTCCGACTTGCAGGCCGAAGGCATGGTCCGTGGCGACTGGAAGGCCGAGATCGTCTCCTGCCCGCCAAGGGTCGAGGCCGGTGAGCAGGGAGAGCTCCTGGTCAAGTGTGAGGTGCCGCCTCCGCTGCAGCAGTACGAGCTGCAGAACGACCTCGCCTACCTGCACCTTCTCGTGCGCGGTAAGCACGCGGGGCGACCTACCGCAGTCTGGGGCTGGATGCGTCTGGAGATCGCCCCATCCTTGGAGATCACCACACCCGTCTCGGTGGCCCTCAAGCGTGGCACTGAAGCGGAGTACGAGCTGACCGTCACCGACGGCGTCGAGGACTCGCCACACCCGGAAGTCACGGTCACCAGTGAAGTGGCCGGCGTTTCCGCCGAAGTCTCCGCTCCTACCATCCTCGGACGCGGGCAAGCCACTGTCCGCCTCCAGGTGCGGGCAGACGCCAAGGCGGCTCCGGCTGCCGGTGAGCTCAAGGTGCTGGTACGCTCAGGCTCCCGAGTCGCCAGGGCTGCGATCCCAGTCTCGATCGGTCGCGTGCGCGTTCTCCTCGTGGAATCCGGTCCCGGTGAGGAGTGGCGCTATCCCTTCAACGCGCTTCGTCCCTACCCGGGGATCGCTCCCGACTTCATGGCCGCCACTGACCTCAAGTCGGCCTTCCCGAGTTCCGCTGCCGAGATCGCCCGCCGCTGGGACGTCATCACCCTTGGCGATACGGGCACCGGAGCCGAGGCCTTCACGCCGCAGCAACTGCAGGCTCTTGCCGACTTCGTCCGCGCCGGTGGCGGGCTGATGACGATCGGTGGTGCGAAGTGCTACACCGCCGGAGGCTATGACCGCACTCCGCTGGCCGAGATCCTGCCGGTTCGGCTGGAGGATGGGTCCTACGTGATGGGCAGCCTTGGCGTTGAGGTCCTGGACAAGACCGTCGTGTTCTTCGAGCACTACGAGCCCAACTTCCCGGAGTTCGGGGCCCATCAGAAGCTGACGGCGAAGCCCGAGGCTAAGGTGCTTGCGCGCTTCACGGACGGCACGCCCTTCTTGACTTTGGGCGAGGCCGGTCGCGGTCGTGTGCTGTCTCTGGGTGCCATCTGGAACTGCAGCTCGGGCGCCGCCTTCCGTCAGTGGCCCAACTACGGCACCTTCATCGGGAGGTGTGTGCGCTGGGCCGGTAAGGACCTATAG